In a single window of the Sulfitobacter sp. M39 genome:
- a CDS encoding C45 family autoproteolytic acyltransferase/hydolase, protein MTHSLTFDAISEATPGPKWAARWARSWPAYEAWFAARGGDNGPDRAACEAALKQYMPELVPVHAKLTALAGGSDRAARFLSTWCPPSYLGGCSLAVATSDDDIRLVRNYDLSPDLNEGLLLHSGWTGRRVMGMVEFLWGLSDGINDAGLSIALAYGGRQETGRGFGITTILRYVLETCETVPQALRVLQRVPSHMPYNVVVADASGAGASVEMYAGGGAKVQPRLVATNHQTDGSTPDRGSFTRTFERSKHLVSVLSDGVTPATLASQFTQAPLKQDRYAEGFGTLFTAEYEPKRRKMTLHWDEEVWSQSIDAFEEGTREVVYGSAPSSVAPGGDIDWVQIGLDYAAGRGVDWRRFVPAGVDVA, encoded by the coding sequence ATGACACACTCCCTTACCTTTGACGCGATCAGCGAAGCCACGCCGGGCCCGAAATGGGCAGCCCGATGGGCCCGATCGTGGCCTGCTTACGAGGCATGGTTTGCCGCACGCGGCGGCGATAACGGCCCTGACCGCGCGGCCTGCGAGGCGGCCCTAAAGCAATATATGCCCGAATTAGTGCCTGTTCATGCCAAGCTCACAGCGCTCGCGGGCGGGTCGGACCGTGCGGCACGTTTCCTGTCTACATGGTGCCCGCCAAGCTATCTGGGCGGTTGTTCCCTCGCCGTGGCTACTTCGGACGACGACATCCGGCTGGTACGAAATTACGATCTGTCGCCTGACCTGAACGAAGGCCTGCTGCTGCACAGCGGTTGGACCGGTCGGCGCGTGATGGGCATGGTCGAATTCCTTTGGGGCCTGTCCGATGGCATCAACGACGCGGGGCTCAGCATCGCGCTGGCCTATGGCGGGCGGCAGGAAACAGGGCGCGGGTTCGGCATCACCACAATCTTGCGCTATGTTCTGGAAACCTGCGAAACCGTCCCCCAAGCGCTGCGCGTGCTGCAACGCGTGCCGTCGCATATGCCGTATAATGTGGTGGTCGCCGATGCCTCGGGTGCCGGTGCAAGCGTCGAGATGTACGCCGGTGGCGGGGCAAAGGTGCAGCCGCGGCTTGTCGCCACAAACCACCAGACCGACGGCAGCACACCCGACAGAGGCAGTTTTACCCGCACGTTTGAACGGTCAAAACACCTTGTTAGTGTCTTGTCTGACGGGGTCACCCCCGCGACGCTAGCAAGCCAGTTCACCCAAGCGCCGCTGAAGCAAGACCGCTACGCCGAGGGGTTTGGCACGCTTTTCACCGCCGAATACGAACCCAAACGCCGGAAGATGACGCTGCATTGGGACGAAGAGGTCTGGTCGCAGTCGATCGATGCATTCGAGGAGGGCACCCGTGAGGTTGTCTATGGCAGCGCCCCGTCGTCGGTGGCCCCAGGGGGTGACATCGATTGGGTGCAAATCGGTCTGGACTACGCAGCGGGCCGCGGGGTCGACTGGCGCAGGTTTGTGCCAGCGGGTGTTGATGTCGCCTAG